Proteins encoded within one genomic window of Macrotis lagotis isolate mMagLag1 chromosome 3, bilby.v1.9.chrom.fasta, whole genome shotgun sequence:
- the KCNJ11 gene encoding ATP-sensitive inward rectifier potassium channel 11, protein MLSRKGIIPEEYVLTRLVEKPATPRYPTRERRVRFVSKNGNCNVAHKNIREQGRFLQDVFTTLVDLKWPHTLLIFTMSFLCSWLLFAMVWWLIAFAHGDLDQSVRTQSGPQPEDRDFIPCVTKIDSFASAFLFSIEVQVTIGFGERMVTEECPIAVLMLIMQNILGLMINAIMLGCIFMKTAQAHRRAETLIFSKHAVIALRQGRLCFMLRVGDLRKSMIISATIRMQVVRKTTSPEGEIVPLHQVDIPMENGVGGNSIFLVAPLIIYHVIDANSPLYDLAPQDLTHHQDLEVIVILEGVVETTGITTQARTSYLADEILWGQRFVPIVTEEDGHYSVDYSKFGNTVKVPTPDFTAHQLEEDKTLLDAFSLASLKGPLRKRSVAAAKSKSKTKFSISMDDLS, encoded by the coding sequence ATGTTGTCCCGCAAGGGAATCATCCCCGAGGAATATGTACTGACGCGCCTGGTAGAGAAGCCAGCGACGCCCAGATACCCAACCCGAGAGAGGAGAGTCCGCTTCGTGTCCAAGAATGGCAACTGCAATGTAGCCCATAAGAACATTCGCGAGCAAGGCCGCTTCCTCCAGGACGTCTTCACCACCCTGGTAGACCTCAAGTGGCCCCACACGCTGCTCATCTTTACCATGTCCTTCCTCTGCAGCTGGCTCCTCTTTGCCATGGTCTGGTGGCTCATTGCTTTTGCCCATGGCGACCTGGACCAAAGTGTCAGGACTCAGTCTGGGCCCCAGCCGGAGGACAGGGACTTCATACCCTGCGTCACCAAAATCGACTCTTTCGCTTCtgccttccttttctccatcGAGGTACAAGTGACCATCGGCTTTGGGGAGCGCATGGTGACTGAGGAATGTCCCATAGCCGTCCTGATGCTGATCATGCAGAACATCCTCGGACTTATGATCAACGCCATCATGCTGGGCTGTATCTTCATGAAGACGGCCCAAGCTCACCGCCGGGCGGAAACTCTCATCTTCAGCAAGCACGCGGTCATCGCCTTGCGTCAGGGCCGTCTCTGCTTCATGCTCCGCGTGGGTGATCTCCGGAAGAGCATGATCATCAGTGCCACCATCCGCATGCAGGTGGTCCGCAAGACCACCAGTCCCGAAGGCGAGATCGTGCCCTTGCACCAGGTGGACATCCCTATGGAGAACGGTGTGGGTGGTAACAGCATCTTCCTGGTGGCTCCGCTTATCATCTACCATGTCATCGATGCCAACAGTCCCCTGTATGACCTCGCCCCTCAAGACCTGACCCACCATCAGGACTTGGAGGTGATTGTGATACTGGAAGGTGTGGTGGAGACCACAGGCATCACTACACAGGCCCGAACCTCCTACCTTGCGGACGAGATCCTGTGGGGCCAGCGCTTTGTTCCCATCGTGACCGAGGAGGATGGCCACTACTCGGTGGACTACTCTAAGTTTGGAAATACTGTCAAGGTGCCCACCCCAGATTTCACAGCCCACCAGCTGGAGGAGGACAAAACGCTGCTGGATGCCTTTTCTCTGGCCTCTCTCAAAGGGCCCCTTCGAAAGAGGAGTGTGGCTGCAGCCAAGTCCAAATCCAAGACCAAGTTTAGCATCTCCATGGATGACTTGTCCTGA